AGCTGTTTGTTCTTAGCTGCCGGCGTCTTCCGCAATTTTGAATGCAGCCATTCCATCATTTCTTGAAGATTTTTGCTCATATGCCAGCGGCCGTGGGCAAAGACACCGTAATCCGCTCCGGCCATGGCCGAAGCGAAGCGGGTGGAGTTGGCATAGAAGAGCCATTGTTCCACCCATTTTTTCTCGATGGCCTCATTGAAGATGCTGTCGTTTTGAGCCGGGCCTTTAGCCGCCCCAGTCTTCCAGGCTGTCAAAAGGATTTCCGTGGCGGCTCGGGTCATCTCGTTGGTGGTTTTGAGGGTGTTTTCAAAACGCGTAAAATGACCTTGGACCCATCCATCGCTGTGGCAGGTGCGACATATATCTTGCATAGCGTTTCGCCTTTTCTCCTGTTCCTTGGCATCAATCAGGTATTGAGAAACCGGTTCTCCGGAAAGTTCGGTGGGCAGTGGCAATCCAGCCTTGTTCTTGATAACGGCCGTATCCGGAGACTTGGGGTGGGCGTGAGCATAGATGGGGCCAAAGATTCTCCAGGGAAGCCGGTCATTCATCTGATGCGTCCGCTCGGCCACTACTTCATTGACCTCGTTGACGATCAGACTGACATGGCAGGCAGCGCAGGTCGGTGCGGAAAAATCCTTTCCAACTGTCCAGGGGACCGCCTGGAAATCCCATTCCTTACCCATAGAGGAATAAAGATTTCCATGCTTGCTGACCTGATAGACACCATACGCAGGAACGTCGGGTCCTTTGTGGCATTCGGAGCAGGTATGGGGTTTCCTGGCCATTTCCATGGAGAATTGATGGCGGGTATGGC
This genomic interval from Deltaproteobacteria bacterium contains the following:
- a CDS encoding multiheme c-type cytochrome gives rise to the protein HTRHQFSMEMARKPHTCSECHKGPDVPAYGVYQVSKHGNLYSSMGKEWDFQAVPWTVGKDFSAPTCAACHVSLIVNEVNEVVAERTHQMNDRLPWRIFGPIYAHAHPKSPDTAVIKNKAGLPLPTELSGEPVSQYLIDAKEQEKRRNAMQDICRTCHSDGWVQGHFTRFENTLKTTNEMTRAATEILLTAWKTGAAKGPAQNDSIFNEAIEKKWVEQWLFYANSTRFASAMAGADYGVFAHGRWHMSKNLQEMMEWLHSKLRKTPAAKNKQLVKP